One Thalassophryne amazonica chromosome 10, fThaAma1.1, whole genome shotgun sequence genomic region harbors:
- the faslg gene encoding tumor necrosis factor ligand superfamily member 6, translating to MSCEQNYPFPQVFLVDEDGGPQPPSLVPCWSFPPAQDERRRKRKSVGFFGVSHSLAVVVLFLFLLVFAALGFGALLIQNMQNELHDIRNRTNVEEEHHSAQKQIGFHMPEKNDIDTYTRPAAHVIGRIHKDASHKTLRWEPRVGRAFTAGGVAYRPEDGALQINETGLYHIYSRVELIFKQCSPTASFVHSVFVRRAGNPSSLILMEAHRARFCSQQQAHIWTSESYLGSALPLQKLDRVFVNVSHPLYLSHGHYSNFFGLYKI from the exons ATGAGCTGCGAGCAGAACTATCCGTTCCCACAGGTGTTTCTCGTGGATGAAGATGGAGGGCCACAGCCTCCAAGTCTGGTGCCCTGCTGGTCCTTCCCACCAGCCCAGGATGAGCGGAGGAGAAAGAGAAAGAGCGTGGGCTTCTTTGGAGTCAGTCACAGTCTGGCCGTGGTTGTCCTCTTCTTGTTTCTGCTGGTGTTTGCAGCCCTGGGATTTGGAGCCCTGCTGATACAAAACATGCAAAACGAACTGCATGACATAAGAAAT AGGACGAATGTCGAGGAGGAGCATCACTCAGCGCAGAAGCAAATTG GTTTCCATATGCCTGAGAAGAATGACATCGACACATACACCAGACCTGCAGCGCACGTTATTG GCCGTATTCATAAAGACGCATCCCATAAGACCTTGCGATGGGAGCCCCGGGTGGGCCGGGCATTCACGGCTGGGGGTGTGGCTTACCGGCCAGAAGATGGCGCCCTGCAAATCAATGAGACGGGGTTGTACCACATCTACTCACGGGTGGAGCTGATCTTCAAGCAGTGTTCCCCTACAGCTTCATTTGTTCACTCTGTGTTTGTACGGAGAGCGGGGAACccttcatctttgatcctgatggaGGCTCACAGAGCCAGATTCTGCTCTCAGCAGCAGGCGCACATCTGGACATCGGAGAGCTACCTGGGCTCAGCCCTGCCGCTCCAGAAACTGGACAGAGTATTTGTGAATGTGTCCCATCCACTTTATCTCAGTCATGGACATTATTCTAACTTTTTTGGTCTTTACAAGATCTAA